A part of Paenibacillus sp. IHBB 10380 genomic DNA contains:
- a CDS encoding SDR family oxidoreductase, whose amino-acid sequence MRRSAQSRRVALVTGCSSGFGLLTSIELAKQGYVVVASMRRPEAKDALLEAARVVGVESSIVVEAMDVRNEEQVTSVVQQIYECYGRLDVLVNNAGEALGGLIEEIPLSVWREQMETNFIGMVCVTKAVLPLMRASNGGRIIQLSSISGEVGFPGFGPYASSKFAMEGFSECLALEVKPFGIDVVLIQPGAYGTPIWGKGFSSMSTNTDSPYQELLKSILSYSKRSAEDAGNPLDVAKLVARVATMRSPAFRYRTPLGTTVTMLAKRGLPERWFQRMILTLLTRKS is encoded by the coding sequence CCAAGCAAGGATATGTTGTCGTGGCAAGTATGCGTAGGCCAGAGGCAAAGGATGCCCTGTTAGAAGCAGCCCGTGTTGTAGGAGTAGAATCATCTATCGTCGTAGAAGCAATGGATGTACGGAATGAAGAACAAGTCACATCAGTAGTTCAGCAAATTTATGAATGTTATGGTCGTTTGGATGTGTTGGTTAATAATGCAGGAGAAGCACTCGGAGGATTAATCGAGGAAATTCCGTTATCTGTTTGGCGCGAGCAGATGGAAACAAATTTCATTGGGATGGTGTGTGTTACTAAGGCTGTTCTCCCACTGATGAGGGCAAGCAACGGAGGCAGAATTATTCAGTTGAGCAGCATTAGTGGTGAAGTGGGGTTTCCAGGATTTGGGCCGTATGCGTCCTCTAAATTCGCGATGGAAGGATTCAGTGAATGTCTTGCACTTGAGGTCAAGCCCTTCGGTATCGACGTAGTTCTAATTCAGCCTGGAGCTTACGGGACACCGATCTGGGGTAAAGGATTTTCTTCTATGAGTACTAATACAGATTCGCCCTATCAAGAATTATTGAAGTCTATTCTGAGTTATTCTAAACGGAGTGCTGAGGACGCAGGTAACCCTTTGGATGTAGCCAAATTAGTGGCACGTGTCGCTACCATGAGGTCCCCAGCATTTCGTTATCGAACTCCTTTAGGAACAACCGTCACTATGCTTGCGAAGCGAGGGTTACCAGAACGTTGGTTCCAGCGAATGATACTCACCCTTTTGACAAGGAAGTCTTAA
- a CDS encoding WIAG-tail domain codes for MYVLADEEKTDGCPYSGAYFLLNSVTFAYEFAYDAQDALRQEGASALKKKVNSQSAKANKRLYYVDNPNLQELDLINKSKKVGRQFPKESNQVNVHAVSTPVADDEVESKDTSMTGTEDVQAEQEEQEVVVAEEYSINDGNVTEEENREVEWILAEKRMPGAPQAFIYTEDLSLGSVTADKIAKGAIDRTKLQQGIIASEFIADYAVTHTQLADGSVISSKIAHDSIIEEHIVDSSLSGNKIRDRSIGGEKIKDGSITSFKLANQIIDASKIADGSIGPRHLSHVLISNELLQDESVTGSKIAGSSIHDHHLVNEVITTSKISDGAITGSKIRNGEITGDKLANQSIESIHLSDHSVTKEHIAKESIGRDQLAPKSVNSEQLAPDSVGRIHLQQGAVTSQVLSLDALTTEHLRGITLNGKHIGSGEIISAHLADQSIGSNKLADQSVGTIHIVEQTVTASKIADQSILPHKIADEAVLTRHISKAAITGMHIAAEAIIAKHVRPGAIHGGHMTADSVSDIHLQSHSVTSDKIEVRSIEEQHIADSAIVTRHIQNSGITTDKLAEGSVTFSKLSAGAVGGHIIANNGVTSHHITTGAIKDKHVAEQSIGSAQIQAEAVQTKHIASRAVSIQQLQEASVDTHILKDGSVIASKLALGSIKTEHLAHGVIFPQHLADNAVTSLKLSPESVSSDKIQDLAVTSSKLADGSIGHSKIKAASILSEHFAHEVIGPEALAKGAIGSEHLQEQCVEERHYALESIGGNVLQPASVGPDHLRVHSVQEYHLAPEAVTCEHLAEEAVSTCSLQDGAVTTSKIGLGAINSQHLAASSVNGSALQEGAVTAVNLSGAAVGSEALQESSVCSKHLQTQSVQMKHLALGAVSADHLGISSVGNAALQESAVTAAKLAVEAVGSEALQSGAVGATHLQVKSVQEWHIMPGAVISEHLAASSVGSTTLQEGAVTAAKLGGASVGSEALKAGAVGSEHLQAQSVRKWHLAPGTVDAAHMAISSVGHTALQEGAVTATKLGAASVGKEVLQAGAVGSEHLQPQSVHKGHLALGSVGAEQIEASSVSELALQQGAVTADKLSVESVGSEAIQSGAVGSEHLKVQSVHKWHLADDALDGIHLAASSVSTSAIQEGAVTSAKLGEDAVGSEALQAGAVGAGHLQAQSVQEWHLAPDSVVSGHLAASSVGSLALQEGAVTSAKLGVEAVGSEALQSGTVGTKHLQVQSVQEWHIAPEAVVSDHLATSSVSTSALQEGAVTAAKLGENAVGTEHLQEQSVNEWHIAVGAVVSEHLATSSVSTPALQEGAVTAAKLGLDAVGSEALQAGAVGPEHLQEQSVKEWHLAPGVVVSDHLAASSVSNLALQEGVVTASKLGVDAVGSEALQEGVIGSEHLQEQSVQKWHIAVGAVVGEHLATSSVSTSAIQEGAVTSAKLGEDAVGSEALQAGAVGAGHLQAQSVQEWHLAPDSVVSGHLAASSVGSLALQEGAVTAAKLGVEAVGSEALQSGTVGTKHLQVQSVQERHLAPGAVVSDHLATSSVSTSAIQEGAVTAAKLGENAVGTEHLQEQSVQEWHIAVGAVVSEHLATSSVSTSALQEGAITAAKLGLDAVGSEALQAGAVGLEHLQAQSVQEWHLAPGAVVSDHLAVSSVSSLALQEGVVTAAKLGVDAVGSEALQEGAVGAEHLQEQSVQEWHIAVGAVVSEHLGASSVSTSAIQEGAVTSGKLREDAVGSEALQEGAVGSEHLQEQSVQERHLAPGAVVSDHLAASSVGSLALQEGVVTAAKLGVDAVGSEALQEGAVGAEHLQEQSVQVWHIAVGAVVSEHLGASSVSTSAIQEGAVTAAKLGLDAVGSEAMQKGSIGSEHLQEQIVHKRHLALGAVGAENLAKSSVSGAALQDGAITAAKLGLKVIGSEALQEGAVGAVHLQVQSVHTSHIAPGTVGKDHLTTASVSSSSIEDGAVTAAKLGVEAVGTHALQDHAVTAAKLGIEAIGSEAIQEGAVGSEHLQAQSVQEWHLASKLVSADHLQEGAVHSTHLAPESVKPEHLAFTPVYGSSSEPTLQQFGMTPFIFKMGENCVEVPVTFEKSFPDIHYVIVAMCNHPDFYASLKSQREESAKIEVVRREGGGSQSFGYLSWIVVGSSPHIS; via the coding sequence TTGTATGTATTAGCGGATGAAGAGAAAACGGACGGCTGTCCATACTCAGGTGCCTATTTTTTATTAAACTCGGTGACATTCGCCTACGAATTTGCATATGATGCCCAAGATGCATTACGTCAGGAAGGAGCGAGTGCTTTGAAAAAAAAGGTGAACAGTCAATCGGCCAAAGCCAATAAGCGCCTCTATTATGTGGATAACCCGAATTTGCAAGAACTGGATTTAATTAATAAATCCAAGAAGGTAGGACGTCAATTCCCAAAAGAGAGCAATCAAGTCAATGTTCATGCTGTATCTACGCCAGTTGCAGATGATGAGGTTGAATCTAAAGACACGAGCATGACGGGGACAGAAGATGTGCAAGCAGAGCAAGAAGAGCAAGAAGTAGTTGTAGCCGAAGAGTATTCTATAAATGATGGAAATGTGACAGAGGAGGAGAATAGAGAGGTAGAATGGATTCTGGCTGAGAAGAGAATGCCAGGTGCCCCCCAAGCCTTCATCTATACAGAAGACCTAAGTCTTGGATCTGTGACAGCAGATAAAATTGCAAAGGGAGCTATTGACCGTACCAAGTTGCAGCAAGGTATTATCGCTAGTGAATTCATTGCAGACTACGCTGTGACTCATACACAGCTTGCTGATGGTTCAGTTATTTCTTCCAAAATTGCTCATGATTCAATCATTGAGGAGCACATTGTAGATAGTTCCTTATCAGGTAATAAGATTCGTGATCGTTCTATCGGTGGGGAGAAAATCAAAGATGGGAGTATCACCTCTTTCAAATTAGCCAATCAAATCATTGATGCCAGCAAAATCGCAGACGGCTCGATTGGTCCTCGTCATCTGAGTCATGTGCTTATCTCGAATGAGCTGTTGCAGGATGAATCTGTCACTGGTAGCAAGATTGCTGGATCCAGCATACATGATCATCATTTAGTAAATGAAGTGATTACGACTTCTAAGATTAGCGACGGAGCAATAACAGGCTCTAAGATTCGGAATGGCGAAATTACAGGTGATAAGCTTGCGAATCAATCTATAGAAAGCATTCATCTTAGTGATCACTCGGTGACTAAGGAACATATTGCGAAGGAATCCATTGGCAGAGATCAATTAGCTCCTAAGAGTGTGAATTCTGAGCAATTAGCCCCAGATTCTGTAGGAAGAATTCATCTTCAGCAAGGTGCAGTAACTTCACAAGTACTTTCACTGGATGCTCTTACAACAGAGCATCTAAGAGGGATCACATTGAACGGAAAACATATCGGCTCAGGTGAAATAATAAGTGCTCATCTTGCGGATCAAAGTATAGGATCTAATAAGCTTGCCGACCAATCGGTGGGAACCATTCATATTGTAGAACAGACCGTTACAGCATCTAAAATTGCAGATCAGAGTATTCTGCCGCATAAGATCGCTGATGAAGCCGTACTGACAAGGCATATTTCCAAAGCAGCCATTACCGGAATGCATATTGCAGCAGAAGCTATTATCGCTAAACATGTCCGTCCTGGAGCTATCCATGGAGGACATATGACAGCAGATAGTGTGTCTGATATTCACTTACAGTCGCATTCCGTGACTTCAGATAAAATTGAAGTGCGGAGCATTGAAGAACAGCATATTGCGGATAGCGCCATTGTGACAAGGCATATCCAAAATTCAGGTATAACGACAGATAAACTTGCCGAGGGTAGTGTGACCTTTAGTAAGCTTTCTGCTGGAGCTGTTGGTGGACACATTATTGCTAATAACGGTGTTACTTCTCATCATATTACTACGGGGGCTATAAAGGATAAACATGTCGCTGAGCAGAGTATTGGCTCAGCTCAGATTCAAGCTGAAGCTGTTCAGACTAAGCATATTGCATCAAGGGCTGTGTCGATACAGCAATTACAAGAAGCAAGTGTAGACACGCATATCCTGAAGGATGGTTCTGTAATAGCAAGTAAATTAGCATTGGGAAGCATTAAGACGGAGCACTTAGCGCACGGAGTGATATTCCCACAGCATTTGGCAGATAACGCTGTGACTTCGCTTAAGTTGTCCCCTGAGAGTGTATCGAGTGATAAAATTCAGGATTTGGCAGTGACATCATCTAAGCTGGCAGATGGAAGTATTGGACATTCTAAAATCAAAGCTGCGTCTATACTGAGCGAGCATTTCGCTCATGAAGTAATCGGGCCCGAAGCTCTGGCTAAAGGGGCGATAGGTTCCGAACATTTGCAAGAGCAATGTGTGGAGGAGAGACATTATGCACTTGAGTCAATAGGGGGCAATGTCCTACAACCTGCATCTGTAGGTCCAGATCATCTACGAGTACACAGTGTGCAGGAGTATCATCTCGCACCGGAAGCTGTTACTTGTGAACATTTAGCAGAAGAAGCTGTAAGTACTTGTTCTTTACAAGATGGTGCAGTTACGACTTCGAAGATTGGATTAGGGGCCATAAATAGTCAACATTTGGCGGCTTCGTCAGTGAATGGTTCTGCTCTGCAAGAGGGTGCAGTTACAGCTGTGAATCTGAGCGGAGCGGCTGTAGGAAGCGAGGCGCTTCAAGAGAGTTCCGTGTGCTCAAAGCATCTACAAACGCAAAGCGTACAGATGAAGCACCTTGCTTTAGGAGCAGTAAGTGCGGACCATTTAGGGATTTCTTCTGTAGGAAACGCAGCACTGCAAGAGAGTGCAGTTACTGCGGCGAAGTTGGCTGTAGAAGCTGTTGGGAGCGAAGCGTTACAGTCTGGAGCTGTAGGGGCCACTCATCTGCAAGTGAAGAGTGTACAGGAATGGCATATCATGCCAGGGGCAGTTATCAGCGAGCATTTGGCAGCATCCTCTGTAGGCAGTACTACGCTGCAAGAAGGTGCAGTGACGGCCGCGAAGCTGGGAGGGGCGTCAGTTGGAAGTGAAGCGTTGAAGGCCGGAGCGGTAGGTTCGGAGCATCTGCAAGCACAGAGCGTGCGGAAATGGCATCTTGCACCCGGAACTGTAGACGCAGCTCATATGGCTATCTCCTCTGTAGGCCATACTGCGCTACAAGAGGGTGCAGTTACAGCTACGAAGCTAGGTGCGGCTTCCGTAGGAAAAGAAGTGTTGCAAGCAGGGGCAGTAGGTTCTGAGCATCTTCAGCCTCAAAGCGTGCATAAAGGACATTTAGCGCTTGGATCTGTTGGAGCCGAGCAGATTGAGGCATCCTCCGTTAGTGAATTAGCACTTCAACAAGGTGCGGTCACAGCAGATAAGCTGAGTGTGGAATCGGTAGGTAGCGAAGCAATACAGTCAGGTGCTGTGGGCTCAGAGCATCTAAAGGTTCAGAGTGTTCATAAGTGGCACCTTGCTGATGACGCACTAGATGGTATTCATCTAGCAGCATCTTCTGTGAGCACTTCAGCGATCCAAGAAGGTGCGGTTACGTCTGCGAAGCTGGGTGAAGATGCGGTAGGAAGTGAAGCGCTACAGGCAGGAGCAGTAGGGGCAGGGCATTTGCAAGCGCAGAGCGTGCAAGAATGGCACCTAGCCCCAGACTCGGTAGTCAGCGGCCACTTAGCGGCTTCTTCCGTGGGTAGCCTGGCGCTGCAAGAAGGTGCAGTCACATCTGCGAAGCTGGGCGTGGAAGCCGTAGGAAGCGAAGCGTTGCAGTCAGGCACGGTCGGAACGAAGCACTTACAAGTACAGAGCGTACAGGAGTGGCATATTGCACCAGAAGCCGTTGTCAGCGACCACCTGGCAACGTCCTCTGTGAGCACTTCAGCGCTCCAAGAGGGTGCAGTTACTGCGGCAAAGTTAGGCGAGAATGCGGTAGGGACGGAGCACCTGCAAGAGCAAAGCGTGAATGAGTGGCATATCGCAGTGGGTGCGGTAGTTAGCGAGCACTTGGCAACGTCCTCTGTAAGCACTCCAGCGCTCCAGGAGGGTGCAGTCACGGCGGCGAAGCTAGGCTTGGATGCGGTAGGAAGCGAAGCGCTACAGGCAGGAGCAGTGGGGCCAGAGCATTTGCAAGAGCAGAGCGTGAAGGAATGGCACTTAGCTCCAGGTGTGGTAGTTAGCGATCACTTAGCGGCTTCTTCCGTAAGTAACCTAGCGCTGCAAGAAGGTGTAGTCACGGCTTCGAAGCTGGGTGTAGACGCCGTAGGAAGCGAAGCGTTGCAAGAAGGCGTAATAGGTTCTGAGCACCTGCAAGAGCAGAGCGTACAGAAATGGCATATCGCAGTGGGTGCGGTAGTCGGCGAGCACTTGGCGACGTCCTCTGTGAGCACTTCAGCGATCCAAGAAGGTGCGGTTACGTCTGCGAAGCTGGGTGAAGATGCGGTAGGGAGTGAAGCGCTACAGGCAGGAGCAGTGGGGGCAGGGCATTTGCAAGCGCAGAGCGTGCAAGAATGGCACCTAGCCCCAGACTCTGTAGTCAGCGGCCACTTAGCGGCTTCTTCCGTGGGCAGCCTGGCGCTGCAAGAAGGTGCAGTCACAGCTGCGAAGCTGGGCGTGGAAGCCGTAGGAAGCGAAGCGTTGCAGTCAGGCACGGTCGGAACGAAGCACTTACAAGTACAGAGCGTACAGGAGAGGCATCTAGCCCCAGGTGCGGTAGTTAGCGACCACTTGGCAACGTCCTCTGTGAGCACTTCTGCGATTCAAGAGGGTGCAGTTACAGCGGCGAAGCTAGGCGAGAACGCAGTAGGGACCGAGCACCTGCAAGAGCAAAGCGTGCAGGAGTGGCATATCGCAGTGGGTGCGGTAGTTAGCGAGCACTTAGCAACGTCCTCTGTGAGCACTTCTGCGCTCCAGGAGGGTGCAATCACAGCGGCGAAGCTAGGCTTAGATGCGGTAGGAAGCGAAGCACTACAGGCAGGAGCAGTAGGGTTAGAACATTTGCAAGCACAGAGCGTGCAAGAATGGCACCTAGCCCCAGGTGCGGTAGTTAGCGACCACTTAGCGGTTTCTTCCGTAAGTAGTCTAGCGCTGCAAGAAGGTGTAGTCACGGCTGCGAAGCTGGGTGTAGACGCCGTAGGAAGCGAAGCGTTGCAAGAAGGCGCAGTAGGTGCTGAGCACCTGCAAGAGCAGAGCGTGCAGGAATGGCATATCGCAGTGGGTGCCGTAGTCAGCGAGCACTTGGGAGCGTCCTCTGTGAGCACTTCAGCGATCCAAGAAGGTGCGGTTACGTCTGGGAAGCTGAGAGAGGATGCGGTAGGAAGCGAAGCGCTACAGGAAGGAGCAGTGGGGTCAGAGCATTTGCAAGAGCAGAGCGTACAGGAAAGGCATCTAGCCCCAGGTGCGGTAGTTAGCGACCACTTAGCGGCTTCTTCTGTGGGTAGTCTGGCGCTGCAAGAGGGTGTAGTCACAGCGGCGAAGCTGGGTGTAGACGCCGTAGGAAGCGAAGCGTTGCAAGAAGGCGCAGTAGGTGCTGAGCACCTGCAAGAGCAGAGCGTGCAGGTGTGGCATATCGCAGTGGGTGCCGTAGTCAGCGAGCACTTGGGAGCGTCCTCTGTGAGCACTTCAGCGATCCAAGAGGGTGCAGTTACAGCGGCGAAGCTAGGCTTGGATGCAGTAGGAAGCGAAGCAATGCAGAAAGGTTCTATAGGCTCAGAGCATTTGCAAGAGCAGATTGTGCACAAGCGGCATCTTGCATTGGGAGCGGTAGGAGCGGAGAACTTGGCGAAGTCTTCTGTCAGTGGGGCAGCGCTGCAAGATGGGGCGATCACTGCTGCAAAGCTGGGCTTGAAAGTGATTGGCAGCGAAGCGTTGCAAGAAGGAGCAGTTGGTGCTGTTCACCTGCAAGTACAGAGTGTGCATACGTCACATATTGCACCGGGAACGGTAGGCAAGGATCACTTGACGACAGCATCGGTGAGTAGTTCATCAATAGAGGACGGAGCTGTTACTGCAGCGAAGCTGGGTGTTGAGGCGGTAGGTACTCATGCGTTACAGGATCACGCGGTTACTGCTGCGAAGCTTGGCATAGAAGCGATAGGAAGTGAAGCGATCCAAGAGGGTGCAGTCGGTTCAGAGCATCTGCAAGCACAGAGTGTGCAAGAGTGGCACCTCGCATCTAAATTGGTTAGCGCGGATCATTTGCAGGAGGGAGCTGTTCATAGTACACATCTGGCGCCAGAATCCGTCAAACCTGAGCATCTCGCATTTACACCTGTATATGGTAGCTCTAGTGAGCCGACGCTACAGCAGTTTGGAATGACACCTTTTATTTTCAAAATGGGAGAGAATTGCGTGGAGGTGCCGGTTACCTTCGAGAAATCTTTTCCAGACATTCACTATGTGATTGTCGCCATGTGTAATCATCCTGACTTTTACGCATCATTGAAATCACAACGAGAGGAAAGCGCCAAAATTGAAGTCGTTCGGCGTGAAGGTGGGGGATCACAGTCGTTTGGATATTTATCTTGGATCGTAGTGGGTTCTTCACCACATATAAGCTAA
- a CDS encoding glycosyltransferase family 2 protein, translating to MRMRLHSSKRVSKDRHSLNDVRRRIEKAHHGVPIVSVIIPVMNERKTIGAIIREARRIHRSVEVLVVANGCTDGTSSIARRYGAKVLEYEKPLGHDVGRTLGAQVARGKVLLFLDGDIVISAKELRPFVDAVLSGTDVALNQYSGPIKRKQAHPVVLAKHVLNDMLSRSDLKGASMTAIPHALSRRALEILGTECLSVPPLALTMAVHSGLNVATVHVLQVGRINRKRTKRGSVDPLLNIIVSDHMQAIRWLMEQTNERNGCGDLYRKRNRVG from the coding sequence ATGAGAATGAGACTCCATTCCTCTAAGAGAGTAAGCAAGGATCGGCATTCGTTAAATGATGTGCGAAGAAGAATTGAGAAAGCTCATCATGGTGTGCCCATTGTTTCTGTTATTATTCCAGTGATGAATGAACGAAAGACGATTGGCGCTATCATTCGAGAAGCCAGACGTATCCATCGGAGTGTAGAAGTGCTTGTCGTGGCTAATGGATGTACAGATGGAACATCATCTATAGCTAGAAGGTACGGAGCGAAGGTGTTGGAATATGAGAAACCATTAGGTCATGATGTTGGAAGAACATTGGGAGCACAGGTAGCTAGGGGAAAAGTATTATTGTTTCTAGATGGTGACATAGTTATCTCTGCTAAGGAATTACGTCCATTTGTGGACGCCGTTCTTTCTGGGACTGACGTCGCTCTTAATCAATATAGTGGCCCCATTAAAAGGAAGCAGGCTCACCCCGTTGTATTAGCCAAGCATGTGCTGAATGATATGTTGTCTCGTTCTGATCTTAAAGGCGCTTCAATGACAGCTATTCCGCATGCTTTAAGTCGAAGAGCGCTCGAGATTCTAGGAACGGAGTGTTTATCGGTTCCTCCATTAGCATTAACCATGGCCGTACACTCCGGATTGAATGTAGCCACAGTTCACGTTCTCCAGGTAGGACGCATAAACCGTAAGCGTACAAAGCGAGGTAGCGTAGATCCGTTATTAAATATTATTGTCTCTGATCACATGCAAGCGATTCGCTGGTTGATGGAGCAAACAAATGAGAGAAATGGATGTGGCGATTTATATCGAAAGCGAAATAGGGTAGGGTGA
- a CDS encoding YheC/YheD family endospore coat-associated protein, producing MQRIHVGILFNNKTYLGIPNSATGVESIDNYEEAAAMYGLIPCYLRLQDLNLTTGQCTAYLKQKHKYVRTAMPIPSIIHNRAIYTDAKANQTIEKLLKQGFIIFNTFNRYGKDEVHKLLNQDTTLQPFLPHTTDATTSNITDMMTRYNDLILKPCNGSIGRGIMRLQYVKPNWELTYTRPGSDRTSITQLLIKGKLPLFLRNQILLTPYIIQERIQLATYNDCPYDLRVTIQRGLNSQWQITGMFAKVALSNTFVTNIAHGGGVFPIEYILSKSLENLQPELIIDQVGQLALRIAHQLERYIPFAADLGMDIGLTSSGHPYFIECNGRDQRYGFRKAKLMETWKSSYRQPMGYARFLFNQEYLLPYEAT from the coding sequence GTGCAACGAATCCATGTTGGGATCTTGTTTAATAATAAAACGTACCTAGGAATACCCAATAGCGCAACTGGAGTAGAGTCCATTGATAATTACGAGGAAGCCGCGGCAATGTATGGGTTAATTCCTTGTTATTTGAGGCTACAAGATTTAAATCTGACTACAGGTCAATGCACAGCCTATCTTAAACAAAAACACAAATATGTAAGGACTGCCATGCCCATTCCGAGCATTATCCATAATCGTGCGATTTATACCGATGCTAAAGCCAACCAAACAATAGAGAAATTACTTAAACAGGGATTCATTATCTTTAATACCTTTAATCGGTATGGTAAAGATGAGGTACACAAGTTACTCAATCAGGATACTACGTTACAACCCTTTCTTCCTCATACGACAGATGCCACTACATCCAACATCACAGACATGATGACTCGTTATAATGATCTTATTCTCAAACCATGTAATGGTAGTATAGGACGGGGAATTATGAGACTTCAATATGTCAAACCAAACTGGGAATTAACATATACTAGGCCTGGATCAGATCGAACGTCGATTACCCAATTATTAATAAAAGGAAAGCTTCCTCTATTTCTACGCAACCAGATCCTCCTTACTCCCTATATAATTCAAGAACGCATCCAGCTTGCAACATACAATGATTGCCCTTATGATCTACGAGTTACGATCCAACGTGGACTAAATAGCCAGTGGCAAATTACAGGTATGTTCGCAAAAGTTGCTCTCTCTAATACTTTTGTTACTAATATTGCTCACGGTGGAGGGGTTTTCCCTATCGAGTATATTCTCTCTAAGAGCCTTGAGAATCTTCAACCGGAGTTGATAATCGATCAAGTGGGGCAACTAGCTCTCCGTATTGCACATCAATTAGAGAGATATATTCCCTTTGCTGCCGACCTAGGAATGGACATCGGTCTCACATCCTCTGGCCATCCGTATTTTATCGAATGTAATGGGAGAGATCAACGTTATGGATTTCGGAAAGCTAAACTTATGGAAACCTGGAAGAGTTCCTATAGACAACCGATGGGGTACGCTCGTTTTCTATTCAATCAAGAGTACCTATTACCCTATGAAGCAACATAA
- the asd gene encoding archaetidylserine decarboxylase (Phosphatidylserine decarboxylase is synthesized as a single chain precursor. Generation of the pyruvoyl active site from a Ser is coupled to cleavage of a Gly-Ser bond between the larger (beta) and smaller (alpha chains). It is an integral membrane protein.) gives MAKKILRLMTELSSRKSISKIMGRFSHSRVSRYFIPMFIKTYQIPALEAEKDIHEYRSLNEFFTRKLKTGMRPIDDSEHSLTCPVDGLITAMGPISSGTILNVKGQNYTVKDLLHHSPHLELYKNGYVFVLYLSPTNYHRIHSPVTGTKVESEHIKGRVYPVNDFAMTHMPSVLSRNERLITYIKHTFGEIAVVKVGAMNVSSIKYSDSDVTAWDKGDDLAYFEFGSTVVLLTENGTFTPSSDLKTGDAVRMGQYLGRMHISDQSTPR, from the coding sequence ATGGCAAAAAAAATATTACGGCTAATGACTGAGCTCTCTTCCAGAAAATCGATCTCTAAAATAATGGGTCGCTTTTCTCACAGCAGAGTAAGCCGATACTTCATCCCAATGTTCATCAAAACCTATCAAATTCCCGCATTAGAAGCGGAAAAAGACATACATGAATACCGTTCGCTTAATGAGTTCTTCACACGCAAGCTCAAAACGGGTATGAGACCCATTGATGACTCTGAGCATTCATTAACATGCCCTGTAGATGGCCTAATTACAGCAATGGGTCCCATCTCTTCTGGAACGATATTGAACGTTAAGGGACAGAATTATACGGTAAAGGATCTTCTTCATCATTCCCCTCATCTAGAGCTATATAAGAATGGTTATGTATTCGTGTTGTACCTAAGTCCAACCAACTATCATCGCATTCACTCACCCGTAACTGGAACTAAGGTAGAAAGCGAACATATAAAGGGCCGGGTATATCCTGTGAATGATTTCGCTATGACGCACATGCCATCGGTGTTAAGCCGTAATGAACGACTCATTACATACATCAAGCATACATTTGGAGAAATCGCTGTCGTAAAGGTCGGAGCCATGAACGTAAGTAGTATTAAATATAGTGATTCGGACGTCACAGCATGGGACAAGGGTGATGATTTAGCGTATTTCGAATTTGGGTCCACCGTTGTCCTTCTTACTGAGAACGGCACCTTTACCCCATCTAGCGATCTGAAGACTGGAGATGCCGTACGTATGGGTCAATACCTAGGGCGTATGCATATTTCTGATCAGTCTACCCCTCGTTAA